One window from the genome of Oryza glaberrima chromosome 3, OglaRS2, whole genome shotgun sequence encodes:
- the LOC127768468 gene encoding uncharacterized protein LOC127768468, which yields MVQHTSRLDLFLVCTVVVVVVALHHATAVHGLTRAELVLAPAPAMAPAPAPPANNVVGVDAAKERFAATTAAAQTSKWRVRRGSDPIHNRS from the coding sequence ATGGTGCAGCACACAAGCCGTCTCGACCTTTTCTTGGTctgcaccgtcgtcgtcgtggttgTGGCGCTGCACCACGCCACGGCGGTGCACGGCCTGACGAGAGCCGAGCTCGTCCTGGCTCCGGCTCCTGctatggcgccggcgccggcgcctccggCCAACAatgtcgtcggcgtcgacgcggCGAAGGAGCGGttcgcggcgacgacggccgcggcgcAGACGAGCAAGTGGCGAGTCCGGCGAGGCTCCGACCCGATACACAACCggagctga